CGGCGTCCTCGACCGCCACGGTGCGCTGCACGCCGCTCTTGGCGGGGTAGTCGAATTCAACCGCATCACGATGCACGGTCACGTGGTCACACAGCAGGGTGGCAATTCCGTAGGACTCGTGTTCCTCGGCGTATTGCTCGCCTCCTGAGCGGAAGTAGCCTCGGTCCAGCAAGCGCAGCCCCAGCGCCAGCACGCGCTCCCGCGACGCACCACGGCGGCTGAGGTCATCCACGATGCGAACGCGGAAATCCGGCAACCGGGTCGACAGGTCGAGGACGCGGTCGAACTTCTCCTCGGCGCGTTCCTGCTGCCACGCGGAATGGTAGAGATACTGGCGTCGTCCGGCGGCGTCGGTGCCGACGGCCTGGATGTGGTCGTTGGGGTGCGGCGAGATCCACACCTTCTGCCATGCCGGTGGAATGACCAGCTCCTTGATCCGCTGCCGGGCGGCATCGTCGGCCAACAGGTTGCCGTCGGGGCCGTAATAGGTGAAACCCGTGCCCCGGCGTTTGCGCGCGATCCCGGGCCCGCCGAGCGCGCTTCGACGCAGCCGCATCCTCGCCTCCCAGTCCTATTGGCTGACTGGGAATTACCCGCCCCCGAGATGATTCACACCAGCTGCTCGCAAATGCAAAACGACCCGCCACGGCTTGGTGGCGGGTCGTTGCTGGCGCAATCAGCCGGCCATGAACTCGTGGTAGGCCGATTCCAGATTGCCCGGCAGCGCCGATACGTTGCACTGACGCTCGGTGTCCCCGATCGGCGACAGGATCCCGCGCAGGTCGTAGTACTCCTGCGGATGCGCGGTGAAGTAGCCGCGCAGGTTCGACGCGGCCTCCGCCCGTGGCTGTCCGTAAGCGGCACTGACCACCTGGTTGGCTCCCGGGTGAGCGGCGAGGTACTGCTCTGCCGCGCCCTGCACCGAGGAAACCGTGGCGTTGACGCCTGCGGGGCTGCAGTCGGGTGCCGCAACCGCCGCGGGTGCGGCGACGATGCCGATGGCCATTCCCCCGAGCAGGCAGCCGGCGCTGATGCCGGCGACTCGCCGCCGCGCGACGATACTGCTGGAATTCATGATCAGTGTTGTCCTTCGAATCGGTCCCAGTGGATTCGCGGGGACTCCCGATTCCCCTGAATCCAAGGTAGCTGAGTTACACGCCGGCAATGCTGGGCCGGCGCCAGTAGCTAACGGCCGGATCGACGGCAGGTCTCGTCGCTATCGCGTCCATACAGTAAACACTGCCACGTCGTGACCTAATCGTGACCAGCTGAGGCGGGTACCAGCAAAATCCCCTTACGGTTCCAAATGGGCATCGATTACCCCGGAATACCTCACGGCAAAGATATCCGTCGTTGCCAGCTGGCGCGCGCTGCGGTGCGGTCGGGGCTTATCAATGATGCGGAACAACGGAGTTGGCCAGCTGTGCGCCGATCGCGACCGCGACGATGATCAATAGCAGTGCGATGGTTGGCCACACCCACATGATCCGCTTGCGCGCCGCCGCGATGATGATGCCGCCGACGGCGACGATCGCCGCGATCCCGACGCCACCCCACGTCACCGCGTAGGCCCAGTCGAGGGCCGACGTGTCGCAGTTCTTGCCGGTGCACGAATCGGTGGCCATCACGAAAAAGAAGGAATACGAAACGGAGAGAACCCCGGCGATCGCCGCGAGCACGAACAGGATGATTGTGGCGACGGTGTCGGCCTTCGAGCGCTGGTTTGTCTGTGGTGCCGTCATGTATCAGCTATGCCCAATCGGCGCCTCAGTAATCACGCGGTAAAGGCGCGACCATCATCTCGACCTGGGCCCGGCTGAGCACGGTGATACTGCCGTCGGGTAGACCGAGAACGCGGTCGACGGCCAGCCCGTGCAGCTTGAACCTGGCGGTCAACACATCGATGGCATGCTCCCTGCCAGGGGCGTCGGTGGCGTCGACGATCTGGACCACATTGGAGCTGGTGCGTGCGGCCAGGCCCTGAATGATGTCGGCGACACCTTCAGGATCGAAGGTGTGGAAGACGCCCTCGGCTACTCCGTCGGCGATCACTCGCGTCAGGAACGGTCGGCTCAGCTCTTCGCCCGCCGCGACGATGCGTCCGTACAGATGTGCGTTTTCGGGTCGTAGCAGCGAGATCATCGCCGCCAATTGCTCGGGTGTCCCCGTCTGCATCTTGACATCAAAACCGGCTTGCAGCAGGGTGTTCAGTCGATCCAGGGCGTTGCCGCGGCACCGGGCAGTCGCTTCTTCGATGGCCGCGAGTTGAAGGCGGGCGCTGCGTTCGGCCAGCATCGTGATCAGCGCTTCCTTCGACGGAAACCAGTGGTAGAAGGCCCCTTTGGAGACGCCGGCATCCGCGATCAGATCGTTGAGGCTGACATTGTCGTAGCCGCGCGCAACGAACAGCGCCGCCGCGCGGTCCAGAATCTCGGCACGGCGAATGTCGGGATGCTTAACTACTCGCGGCATTCGCGCGATCCTGCTCGGCGGGCTTCGCGATCCAGCCCACGTAGGTCAGGTACGCGCCGACCAATGCCAGCACGCCGAAGATGACGCGCACCATTGGCAAGGCGGTGTGCTCGAGAGACTTGCCGGCCGAGTCGTAGACGTCCGGAATGGCCAGGATGAGGATTCCGCGGACGGCGAGGAACCACCCCAGCAGCGACACCAGAACCGCTGCGACACTTCGCCAAGACTGGTGAAACGCGATGATGACGCTGCCCCACATCAGCAGAATCGCCCCAAGCTCCCACTGCCACATGGGATCACGACTGAATTCGTCCAGCAGCACCGGCATCTGCGATGCCGCTCGGACGGCGATGATGGACGGCACGATCAAGAAGAACGGCCCGAACGCGCGCGCGAACATTCGGGTACGAATCTGCGAGGGGTCTGGCTGGCTCATTGCTACCTCCAAAAGGTGAACGCCGGTACAGTAACCGACCAGTGGTCGGTATGCAAGACCGGTGGTCGGTTGGCGGCGCACGCGTGTTTGGCCGCTGTCGGGGTATCCCGACGGAGTGAACTTCGCCCAGGACATCAAGGACTTCTTGATGACCCGGCGCGCGCGAATCACACCCGAACAAGTGGGCTTGCCCCCGGGCCGGCGTCGCCGCGTGCCCGGATTGCGGCGTGCAGAAGTCGCTCAACTGGCCGGCGTGAGCATCGACTACTACACGCAGGTCGAGCGGGGAAATGTAGCCGGCGTCTCCGCCGACGTGCTGCGCGCCATCGCCCGCGCCCTCCGACTCGGCGAGGCGGAGGAGACCCATCTGTTCGATCTTGTTCGCGCAGCCACCGGCAAGGGCGATCGGACCCCTTCGGCGCGCACCGCGGGGGCGACCATGCCGGACGGGGTGCAGGAATTGCTGGACAGCATGGTCACCGCGCCGGCGATCGTGATCAACGGCCACCTCGACCTGATAGCCGCCAACGCGCTCGGGCGTGCGCTGTACGCACCCGTCTTGGCCGGAGCGAAGGCGATGCCGAACCTGGCCCGGTTCATGTTTCTCGACGCCACCGCCGATCAGTTCTTTCCCGACTGGACCCGCGAAGCAGACGATGTGGTCGCGCTGCTCCGCGCCGAAGCGGCACGCTCGCCCGACTCGCCGGCCGTCTCCGTCCTTGTCGGTGAGCTCGCTACCCGCAGTGAGCGATTCCGCACCAGCTGGGCGGCCCACAATGTCAAGGCACATCGCCACGGCGTCAAGCGATTCCGGCATTCCGTCGTCGGGGAACTGTCGCTGACCTACAACGTCTTCGATATCACCGGCGTCGGCGGGCTGTCGTTGATCGGCCATAGCGCCGAATCGCGGTCACCATCCGACGAAGCACTGCGGCTGCTGGCCAGCTGGACCGCGTCAAAGCAACGATCGCGCAGCTAAGATCGCCGGGTGTCGATTGCGTTGCTTCGTGAGATGTTCGATCGGATGGTCGTCGCAAAGAATGCCGAACTCATCGAGCGCTATTACCATCCCGACTTCGTGATGACCTCGGACGGGTTGACGCAGACTTTCGCCGAATTTCGGGACAGCCATCGCGAGATCTACACCACCGGAATCAGCTACGCGATCGAATACGACGAGCAGGCGTGGGTCCAGGCCGAAGACAAGGTCGCCGGCCGGGTGTGGATCACCACGTCACGCCCGGAGGAGGAGCCGACCCGAATCGAGGTCGTGCTTATCGCCGCGTTCCGCGACGGCCGGATCCACCGAGTCTGGGAGACGACCTGGCCAAGCTGGCGCAACGTGACCGCGCTGGAAAACTATTGAAAGTCTTCGTGTTTCGCGGCGCCACTAACCTTTGAGTCGCTGGATCAATTGGTCGGCGACGTTGCGGCCGCTGAGCACGGCCCCGATCACGGTGGACGGATTCTTGACATCGACCGCCTCGCCCGCCAGGTAGAGCCGGTCGCCGATCGGTTCCTGCAGGCGCCGGCGGTCTTCGAGACCGGAACCGGGTGCGTGGAATGAGTAGCTGCCCCACGCATACGGGTCGGTGCTCCAACTCGATGTGCGGACTTCCACCGGGGTGATGCCGCCGAACAGCTGGCGAGCGATGGGCAGCGCCCGGGCCGTCACATCAGCGACCGACGACGTCTCCACCCCCCGGCCGCGGTCGCCGGCATTGAATGCCACCACGATCGGCCCGGCGGCGCTCGACAACGTGAACCACTGTGCCCACGCGCCCGGGTCGGTACCCATGAAGAGATAAAAGGCGTTGTCCGTCTTCCACGTTCGCTGGTCGAATCGGAAGAAGCTTTTGGACAGCACGCCGAATCCCAGCGCGTTCACCGCGCGGGCATGTCCCTCGGGCAGCGGCGGGTCGAAGGCTATCGAACCGGCCTTGAGCACCCCGAGGGGAACGGTGACAATCGCGGCGGGCCCTTCGAACGATTGGTTTCCGGCGTGCACGACGACGGCGTCGTCTCGTCGGGTGATCGCAGTCACCGCCGTATTGAGGACGATCTGAAGGCCATCGGCGAGTAACTTCGGCAGGGCGTCGTACCCGTTGGTGATGACGGCTTGGTCCCCGTCCGCGTAATCACCGGCGTCAAATGTCGTGGCGGAGAGCTGGTCTGCGCCGGCCGCGTATTCGTCCTCGATCTCGGTGGCGACGAAGAACGCCAGCTGGGCGCGGTCCGAGGTGGAAAGCTGTTCGCGTTTGGCCGCGGCGTCGACGGCGGCACCGACACTCCCGCCGTTGACCCGGTCACAAGCCCGCTCGACGAAGGTGCGCCAGGGGTCGGGGTCGTAGTCCATCGGCGCGAGCCGGGGATCCACCGCCAGCTTCGCCCATCCGTTGTAGTCGGTCGGGATGACCTGGGCCCGCGCCTTGCGGGCCAGGTTCATCATCGGCCCGTTGGCCGTGCCATGGATCCAGGACGCGCCCATCTCGATCGGCACGCCCCAGTCGCGGTTGGTATAGACGCGGCCGCCGATACGATCGCGGGCCTCGATCAGGCGCACCGGCCATCCCGCGTCGACCAGACTGCGCGCCGCGGCAAGCCCCGCCATGCCGGCACCGACGATGAGGACCGACTGAGTGTCCGGCTTGAGCTCCGGCGGCGGTGGTGGCGGCGCCGAATGATGACCCGATGGGCAGGCGGCCACCAGGCCACCAGTGACCGCGCTCATCGTTGCTGTGAGCAACGCCCGACGCGACATCGGGGACATGACAATCAGCCTCTCACACGGTAACCGGTGCCGTGCCGCGGTTTGCACGTTACCGAAGAATTGTGTGCTGCGATTCGGCGCGCGGGCTTTGGTGAAATTGCATTGTTGGACGCCCGTGCCGATATAGGATCGCTGCATCCAGAGTGCGGCGACGGAGCCGTGTTCGAGGGGGGAGCTGGCGATGAGTGCTCGGCGATCGACACCTGTGTTAGACCCACTGCCCGAGGTATTGCCGCCGAGCCGCGCTCTGACCGTCCGCGCGGTCGACGGCACCCCGCTGCACACGGAAATCTTCGGGCCGGCCGACGGCTATCCGATTGTGCTGACCCACGGCATCACCTGCGCGATCCGAGCGTGGGCGTACCAGATCGCGGACTTGGCCGCCGATTATCGGGTTATCGCTTTCGACCACCGCGGGCATGGCCGCAGTGGCGTTCCGCGGCGCCGCGACTACAGCCTCAAACACCTTGCGTCCGACCTGGATTGCGTGTTGGAGGCGACGGTGGCGCCGCATGAGCGCGCCGTGCTGGCCGGGCACTCGATGGGCGGCATCACTATCGCCGCGTGGTCGGCGCGTTACCGCCACAAGGTCCACCGGCGCGCCGACGCCGTCGCATTGATCAACACGACCACCGGCGACCTGGTCCGCCAGGTGAAGCTGTTGTCGGTGCCGGGCCAGTTGTCACCGGCGAGAGCGATGGCCGCCCGGCACGTCATCAACACGTTCGGTGGCTTACCGATTCCGAGTGCGGCGCTGTACGCCAGTCGCTCGTTTGTCGCGATGCTGGCGGTCGGAAAGGGTGCCGACCCGAGCGCGGCGAAACTCATCCACGAGTTGTTCGCGCAGACATCGCCCGCCGGGCGCGGTGGTTGTGCGAGGACGCTCGTCGAAGCGCTCGGCTCGCGCCACCTGGACCTGTCCGGGTTGACGGTGCCGACGCTGATCATCGGCAGCGAACACGATCGGCTGACGCCTATCGGCGCGTCCCGCGAGATCGCCCGGACCGCGCCCAACGTCGTCGGCCTTATCGAGCTGCCGGGCGGCCACTGCTCGATGTTGGAACACCATCGTGAGGTCACCGGCCAGCTGCGGTTGCTGGCCGAATCCGTGACCCTGCCGGTCGCGCAGATCAGCTCATAGCAGGGCGGTGACCTCGGCGGCCGCTCGCTGGCCGGACCTGACGGCTCCGTCGAAAAAGCCGGTCCATTCGTCGGCGGTCTCGGTACCGGCCCAGTGAATCGGCCCGACCGGTTCGCGCAGCCACGGCCCGAACCGCGTCCATGATCCCGGCGGTACCGCCGCGGTCGGGCCGCCCGGAGCGAAATCCTCGGTGCCCCAACGATGATCTACATAGTCGAGAGGCTTGAGCGCCTCGTCGCCGAACAGGGACGCGAAGCAACGCAACGCGTCGCGGCGGCGCTGATCGGTGGGCAGTGAGTCGAACGCCCGGGCGTCGACAAAGCCCAACAGGATGCCCGGCCCGTCGGCGTGCGGGGTTACGTCGAAGGTGATGAACACCGGGCCCTTGTCGGAGAGCGCTTGCCCCGAGAACCCGTTGGCCCGCCAGAACGGCGTCGAATACGCGGCGAAAGCCTTGCTGAGCCGGCCCTGCGGCCATTGCCCGGCCAGTTGTTGGTACTGCGCGGGTAGCGGGGGAGCGAACTCGATGGATGCCCGATGAGCCGGCGGGATCGCGACGATGACGAACCCGGCGTCGGCCGCACCGCGGTCGGAAGTGACCGTGACGCCCGAACCGTGCCTCTCGATGCGGCGGACCGGCGCGTTCAGCACCACACGCGCGCCCAGTTCGTCGGCCGCGGCCCGGGCGATCTGCTGGGTACCACCCGGGAAATGATCCTGCTGGGCGCCGTCCTCGACGTCGAGCATCCGGTCCAGACCACCCGCGGCGCGTATGTAGCGCACCGCGTGCAGCATCGACACGTCGTCGAGTTCGCATCCCCAGGTCACCCGGGCCATGATGGCCATCAGGTCGCGAGACGAAGCGGTAGCGCGCACCGAGCGCAACCACTGTCCGAACGACAGGCCGTCAAGCTCGGGGGCGCGGCGCGCATCCCACGGCGTGTCCACCGCAATGCTGCGGGCGATTCTTTCGAATTGCCAACGCAGCCTGCCGATATCGAGCAAACCGGTCAGCGAAAGCTTGGGGATGGTGCCCTGGTATGACCGGGTCCAGCCGCGCCAGTGGATGACGTTTTTGCCCGCGTGGTGAGTAGGTATGGTCGGGATCTGCAGCTCGGCCGCCAGCGCCAGCACAGCGTCCTGGGTCGGACCCACGAACGCGCCGCCCATATCCACCGGCAATCCGGCGACGCTACCGGTGAACGAACGCCCGCCGACGCGGTCTCGGCCCTCGAGGACAACGACGTCATGACCCTGTCGCGCCAGCTCTCGCGCCGCGGTGAGGCCGGCAAAGCCAGCGCCGACCACCACAACATCGATGCTCCAGGACGGCCTTGTCACGTCCTCTAGTCAACCGCATCATCAGGCGCCGGCGGTAGCGCGGTCGGCGCGGACGTTCGCCTCACGGCGATAGCAACCGTATGCCGCCGTCGATGTCGCGGCTAATCTGCGATTACGTGATCACCACTGAGGCGGCCGCTACTGCCGACACGAGAACGCAGCTACGAACTGTAGCTCTGGGCAGCATGATCGGCACCACGATCGAGTGGTACGACTTCTATTTGTACGCGACAGCGTCGGCGCTCGTGTTCAAACCGCTGTTCTTTCCTCATGTCTCGTCGACGGCGGGAACATTGGCCTCCTTTGCCACCTATGCGGCAGGCTTCGGGGCCCGGCCGATCGGCGCCGTCATCTCCGGCCACTTCGGGGACCGGTTGGGGCGCAAGGCCGTTCTCGTCGTCGCCCTGCTCACGATGGGTCTCGTCACGACCGCGATCGGGCTGCTGCCCACCTACGCTCAGGCGGGGCTGCTTGCCCCGGCACTGCTCGCGGCGCTGCGGGTGCTGCAGGGGCTTGCGGTGGGTGCAGAATGGGGCGGTGCCGCCGTGCTATCGGTCGAACATGCGCCCCCCGGGCGCCGTGGACTGTTCGGCAGCTTCACCCAGCTGGGTTCGCCCGCCGGCATGTTGCTGGCGACGTCCGTCTTCTATCTGACCCGCAAGATCGCCGGTAGCGCGGCGTTCCTGGCGTTCGGGTGGCGGATTCCTTTTCTGTTCAGTGCCGTTCTGGTGGGGCTCGGGTTGTTCATCAGGCTGCGGCTCACCGACGCCGCGGTGTTCGACCGCGTCAAAAAGCGCGATGAGCTCTCGGCGCTTCCGGTGCTGGATGTGCTGCGCAGCCAGCCTCGTAATGTGTTGATTACTACCGGGTTGCGAATGTCTCAGATCGCGCTGTTCGTATTGCTCACCACGTATTCGCTGACCTACCTGCAAGATTCGTTCGGCAAGGGCAGTGGGGTCGGTTTGATCGCGGTGCTGATATCGTCGGCGCTCGGTTTGGTCAGCACGCCAGGCTGGGCAGTGTTGTCCGATCGCTTCGGTCGGCGGCCGCCCTATTTGTTCGGCGCGGTGGCCGGGGTGGTGGCCCTGGTGTTGTTCTTCGTGGCCGCGGCAAGCGGGTCGGCAATCGCTGTGGTGTTCGCGATTGTGTTCGGCGTCAACGTCGTTCATGACGCGATGTACGGGCCGCAGGCCGCGTGGTTCGCCGAACTCTTCGACACCAGGGTGCGTTACAGTGGATCGTCGCTGGGTTACCAGATCGGGGCCGTGCTCTCGGGCGGGTTCGCGCCGCTGATCGCGGCGGCTCTGCTGGTCGCCGGTGGCGGTAGGCCGTGGTTGATCGTGGGGTATTTCGCGGTACTGGCGGCAATCACAGTCGCCGCGGCTTATGCGGCACGGGAAACGTATGCGGATCAGATCGAGTGAGCGCGATGAGCAGGATCTACCTGAATGCCTTCGACATGGCGTGTGTCGGGCACCAGTCGGCGGGGCTGTGGCGTCACCCTGAGGATCAGGGTTACCGATATCGCGAACTCGGCTATTGGACCGACCTGGCCCGAATCCTGGAAGCCGGTGGCTTCGATGCGCTATTTCTCGCCGACGTGCTCGGCGTCTACGACGTCTACGGCGCGTCTCGCGATGCGGCAGTCCTCGACGCTGCGCAGTTCCCGGTCAACGACCCGACTGCCGCCGTCTCGGCGATGGCGGCGGTGACCGAGACGCTGGGCTTCGGGATCACGCTGTCGCTGACCTACGAGCAGCCCTACGCGCTGGCACGCAGGTTGTCGACGCTGGATCACCTCACCGACGGGCGCGTGGCGTGGAACATCGTCACCTCGTATCTGGACAGTGCGGCGCGCAACCTCGGCCTGGACGCCCAGATCCCGCACGACCAGCGCTACGAGATCGCCGACGAATACCTCGAGGTCTGCTACAAGCTGTGGGAAGCGTCGTGGGAATCCGACGCGGTGGTGCGCGATCCCGCGCGCGGAGTGTTCACCGACCCGGCCAAGGTGCACGACATCGAGCACAAGGGACGCTACTTCTCGGTTCCGGGTCCGTTCTTGTGTGAACCGTCGCCACAGCGCACACCGGTGCTGTTCCAGGCCGGCGCCTCGCCGCGCGGTGTCAAATTCGCCGCCGCCAATGCGGAAGCCGCGTTCATCTCCGGCCCGACTCCGCAGATCGTGCGCGGCCCCGTGCGCGCGCTGCGGGAGGCCGCTGCCGCGTTGGGCCGGGACCCCCGCTCCATCAAGGTGTTCACCATGGTGACCCCGGTGGTCGCCGAGACGCACGAGCAAGCGCTGGCGAAGCTGGCCGAATACCGCCAATTCGTCAGCACCACAGGTGCATTGGCTTTGTTCGGCGGCTGGACCGGGGTCGACCTGGCCGAGCTTGGTGACGACGATCCATTGCGCTACAGCGAGACCGATGCCAACCGGTCCGCGCTGGCCTCCTTCACCACCGACGAGCGAACATGGACGGCGCGGGAACTCGCCGAAGAGATCGGCATCGGCGGTCGTGGCCCGGTGCTGGTGGGTTCGCCCACCGAAGTCGCCGACGAACTCGAGCGTTGGGTCGACGAGGCCGACGTCGACGGATTCAATCTCGCCTACGTGACGACCCCCGGGACGTTCGTCGACTTCGCGAGACTGGTTGTGCCCGAACTGCGTCGGCGCGGGCGGGTACCAGAGCACGTCGCACGCGCCACGTTGCGCGAACGGCTCGGCGGTAGGGGGCCGCTATTGCCGGACGATCATCCCGGCGCGGGGTACCGGCGCTGAAGACGTTCGGCGCGAAAAAGCTACGGCGCAACTCGTCCGGGCCCACGCCAAGGTGGTTGACAAATGATCGATCATTGCGCAAAGTAGGCAGCGCGAGGCCGATGGTCGGCCTCTCGAGCCGAAGGCAACAACATCCGCTCTACTCGAGCCGAGGAACCGATGACAGCAATAACCACGCCCAATTCCACGCGTGCCTATGACGATTGGCGTCTCGCGGATATCCCGCACTACCGGGAGGGGATCAGCACCTACGAGTTCGTGCGCGCCACGCATGAGGCGGACTACCGGACGTATCAGGCCGAGGCCGTGGCCGGGCGGTCGTTCGGCTTCAACGGAATCGGTCGGCTGACCGAGGTTGCCCTGCACATGCCGACCGAGCACACGCTCCACGACCAGAGCTCCCAGTACAAGGAAAATCCAGCGTTTTTCCAGCGACTGATGGGGGTGCCGGATCGTGGTCCCGTCGACCTCGCGGCGTTCCGGCGAGAAACCGAAGAACTGGCAACCGCTTTCGAGAATAACGGCATCATCGTGCACTGGATCGATTACCCGGAAGAGCCGACCAATCCGTACGGACCGCTGATGGGCCACGTATTCCTGTCCTGGGGCTCGATCTGGCGCGGGGGCTCCGTCATCTCGCGTTTCGGGTTCCTACCCGGCATGGTCGGGGTCAGCGAGTACCTCGCTAAGTGGGCATGGAACACGCTCAATATTCCTCCGCTTGTCGCCATCACCGAAGGCGCCATGGAGCCGGGGGCGTGCAACATGATCGCCGAGGAGGTTTTGGTCACCTGCCTATCGGCCTCCTACGATCAGCGAGGAACCGACCAGTTCGTCAACGCGATCTCCAAGACCAGTGGTACGGCCGAGTTTTACAACCTCCAACTCCGGCCCGCCGTAGAAGGCTTCTTCAATCAGGCTACTGGCGCCTGCGCCCACCCAGACATCAACATCAACGCAATCGATGTCGGGAAACTGGTCGTCTCTCCGGCGGCGCTGGATTGGGAGGCGCGTACCTGGTTGCACGACAATAACTTCGAGCTGATCGAAGCCGACCCGCAGGAGCAGCGCGACTTTCTGGCGCCATGCAACGTGCTGTTGCTCGAGCCCGGCAAGGTGATCGCACATGCGGACTGCCACACCACCAACGAGAAAATCCGCGCCGCGGGCGTGGAGGTGATCGAGGTGACCGGCACGGAGATCCGCAAGGCGTGCGGAGGCATAAAGTGCCGCGTTATGCAGATCAACCGAGAGCCGGGTCCGACTCTGCAGGACGTTCGGAACAGGGTTTGGCGTTAGACCCGGCAGCTGTGGTGCGCAGCGCGTAGCACCCTAAAGTTAAGCAGTGTCCAACACTCCCGACGCTCGGACCGAAGTCCGCGGCATGCCGCTTCGAGAACAGATTCTGGGTGTGCTTCTCGACGGGCTGATCAGCGGCCGTTGGCAGCCAGGTGACCGGATCGTTGAACGGCAGGTCGCCGCCGAATTGGACGTCAGCCAGGCCCCAGTCCGGGAGGCGCTGCGAGATCTGGAGACGCTGCGACTCGTCAGCTCGGTGCCGAACAAAGGCGCGCGGGTGCGCGACATCGGCCCGGATGACCTGTTGGAGATGTATCCGGTGCGGGCGGCCCTGGAGGGTTTGGCCGCCTCGATTGCGGTGGACAGGCTCCGCGGAGACGTGACCGCGTTGCAGCGGCATGCCGACGAGATTCGCACGGCCGCGGAGTTGGGCGACATCGGCATGCAGGTCCGCGCCGGTGTCGCCTTCCACCGCGAGATAGTCGCCAGCGCCGGTAACCGAGTTCTGCTGGCTGTATGGGAATCACTCGGAATCGAGGTGTGGACCAACCTGTCGATTCGCCTGCTGCGCACCGAGTTGCACGCTAACGCCGACGACCACACGGCGATCGTCGACGCCTTCGCGAGGCAAGATCCGAACGTCGACGCATTACTGCGCGAGCATGTGATGTCGTACTGCCACGGAAGTCCAACCGCGCCCCACGACGGCGTGACTGGAACTTCTGCGACGAATCGAAATCGGCGCCGAAAAGGCTAGGGCGCCACCGTTAACCAGTCGGCGAATCCGGACGGGTCGTGGCGGCCCAGCGCGCCGTGCTCGTAGAGGCCCCAGCCCTCGACCGGAGCCTTGTCGCCCTCGCGGCAGACCGCGCGGCCGACATGGTCGATCACCCCGAAGCCGGACCGCCCGATGATCGCCGGGTCGGTCATGTTGTACGTCAGGCGTTCGGCGAACTTCTCGCCCTTCCACATGCCGTGTATCCAGTCCGAGTCGCCGCCGTAGCCGCCACCGACGTGAATTGGCACCGGCAGTTTGGACTCGACGTCGAAGCGGACGGGGGCGCCGTCGGGAGTGATGGCGTCGATCGTGGCGCCCGTCGGAATGCGGGTGCCGGATCGGTAGTGGATCTTGACCCGGGGCCAGCCCATTTGCTCGACCCGGCCGTCGCGCCAGATGCGGGTGCAGTCGTTGAGCGAGCGGAAACCGTCGGGCTCCTCCTGAATGATCAGCACGATGGCGAAGTCGTCGAAAGCCATTGGCACGTAAAGCCACCACATGCCT
The DNA window shown above is from Mycobacterium sp. Aquia_216 and carries:
- a CDS encoding LLM class flavin-dependent oxidoreductase, with the protein product MSRIYLNAFDMACVGHQSAGLWRHPEDQGYRYRELGYWTDLARILEAGGFDALFLADVLGVYDVYGASRDAAVLDAAQFPVNDPTAAVSAMAAVTETLGFGITLSLTYEQPYALARRLSTLDHLTDGRVAWNIVTSYLDSAARNLGLDAQIPHDQRYEIADEYLEVCYKLWEASWESDAVVRDPARGVFTDPAKVHDIEHKGRYFSVPGPFLCEPSPQRTPVLFQAGASPRGVKFAAANAEAAFISGPTPQIVRGPVRALREAAAALGRDPRSIKVFTMVTPVVAETHEQALAKLAEYRQFVSTTGALALFGGWTGVDLAELGDDDPLRYSETDANRSALASFTTDERTWTARELAEEIGIGGRGPVLVGSPTEVADELERWVDEADVDGFNLAYVTTPGTFVDFARLVVPELRRRGRVPEHVARATLRERLGGRGPLLPDDHPGAGYRR
- the nnhA gene encoding 2-nitroimidazole nitrohydrolase; protein product: MTAITTPNSTRAYDDWRLADIPHYREGISTYEFVRATHEADYRTYQAEAVAGRSFGFNGIGRLTEVALHMPTEHTLHDQSSQYKENPAFFQRLMGVPDRGPVDLAAFRRETEELATAFENNGIIVHWIDYPEEPTNPYGPLMGHVFLSWGSIWRGGSVISRFGFLPGMVGVSEYLAKWAWNTLNIPPLVAITEGAMEPGACNMIAEEVLVTCLSASYDQRGTDQFVNAISKTSGTAEFYNLQLRPAVEGFFNQATGACAHPDININAIDVGKLVVSPAALDWEARTWLHDNNFELIEADPQEQRDFLAPCNVLLLEPGKVIAHADCHTTNEKIRAAGVEVIEVTGTEIRKACGGIKCRVMQINREPGPTLQDVRNRVWR
- a CDS encoding GntR family transcriptional regulator, translated to MSNTPDARTEVRGMPLREQILGVLLDGLISGRWQPGDRIVERQVAAELDVSQAPVREALRDLETLRLVSSVPNKGARVRDIGPDDLLEMYPVRAALEGLAASIAVDRLRGDVTALQRHADEIRTAAELGDIGMQVRAGVAFHREIVASAGNRVLLAVWESLGIEVWTNLSIRLLRTELHANADDHTAIVDAFARQDPNVDALLREHVMSYCHGSPTAPHDGVTGTSATNRNRRRKG
- a CDS encoding MFS transporter, coding for MIGTTIEWYDFYLYATASALVFKPLFFPHVSSTAGTLASFATYAAGFGARPIGAVISGHFGDRLGRKAVLVVALLTMGLVTTAIGLLPTYAQAGLLAPALLAALRVLQGLAVGAEWGGAAVLSVEHAPPGRRGLFGSFTQLGSPAGMLLATSVFYLTRKIAGSAAFLAFGWRIPFLFSAVLVGLGLFIRLRLTDAAVFDRVKKRDELSALPVLDVLRSQPRNVLITTGLRMSQIALFVLLTTYSLTYLQDSFGKGSGVGLIAVLISSALGLVSTPGWAVLSDRFGRRPPYLFGAVAGVVALVLFFVAAASGSAIAVVFAIVFGVNVVHDAMYGPQAAWFAELFDTRVRYSGSSLGYQIGAVLSGGFAPLIAAALLVAGGGRPWLIVGYFAVLAAITVAAAYAARETYADQIE
- a CDS encoding flavin monoamine oxidase family protein, which gives rise to MTRPSWSIDVVVVGAGFAGLTAARELARQGHDVVVLEGRDRVGGRSFTGSVAGLPVDMGGAFVGPTQDAVLALAAELQIPTIPTHHAGKNVIHWRGWTRSYQGTIPKLSLTGLLDIGRLRWQFERIARSIAVDTPWDARRAPELDGLSFGQWLRSVRATASSRDLMAIMARVTWGCELDDVSMLHAVRYIRAAGGLDRMLDVEDGAQQDHFPGGTQQIARAAADELGARVVLNAPVRRIERHGSGVTVTSDRGAADAGFVIVAIPPAHRASIEFAPPLPAQYQQLAGQWPQGRLSKAFAAYSTPFWRANGFSGQALSDKGPVFITFDVTPHADGPGILLGFVDARAFDSLPTDQRRRDALRCFASLFGDEALKPLDYVDHRWGTEDFAPGGPTAAVPPGSWTRFGPWLREPVGPIHWAGTETADEWTGFFDGAVRSGQRAAAEVTALL